Proteins encoded by one window of Musa acuminata AAA Group cultivar baxijiao chromosome BXJ2-9, Cavendish_Baxijiao_AAA, whole genome shotgun sequence:
- the LOC135623931 gene encoding fasciclin-like arabinogalactan protein 7: protein MGPVAIFCASILLALSMPSPTSAQTPPAPFLPPSPSPAPHFVNLTDLLSVAGPFNTFLDYLLQTQVIDTFQNQVNNTKQGITVFVPKDSAFASLKKSDLGNLTRDQLKTLFLYHAFPKYYSLSDFKNLSNSNPVSTFAGGQYTLNVTDASGLIHIVSNWANPKITSSVYSTAPVAVYEIDRVLLPSAIFSTEPALAPAPETKTPSDLAPAQSGIASVPKSAESSTGDATSYTTAFRLLECMVLILSATLMLIM, encoded by the coding sequence ATGGGTCCTGTTGCGATCTTTTGTGCCAGTATTCTACTAGCTCTGTCGATGCCTTCTCCTACGAGCGCACAAACTCCACCAGCTCCATTCCTACCTCCATCTCCATCACCTGCCCCACATTTTGTGAACCTCACTGATCTACTCTCGGTCGCTGGCCCTTTCAACACATTCCTCGACTATCTCCTGCAAACCCAAGTCATCGACACGTTTCAGAACCAAGTTAACAACACCAAACAAGGCATCACTGTCTTTGTACCGAAAGATTCGGCTTTTGCATCACTTAAAAAGTCTGACCTTGGCAATCTTACTCGAGACCAACTCAAGACCCTCTTCCTCTACCATGCTTTCCCCAAGTACTACTCGCTATCTGATTTCAAAAACCTGAGCAATTCGAACCCTGTCAGCACGTTCGCCGGTGGGCAGTATACTCTGAATGTCACCGATGCATCTGGGCTTATTCACATTGTTTCGAATTGGGCAAACCCGAAGATAACCAGCAGCGTCTACTCCACAGCTCCCGTGGCAGTTTATGAGATCGATCGTGTTTTACTTCCATCGGCGATCTTCAGCACCGAACCAGCTCTAGCACCAGCTCCTGAGACCAAAACACCGTCAGACCTGGCTCCAGCCCAAAGCGGAATTGCTTCTGTGCCCAAATCTGCAGAGTCATCGACCGGTGATGCTACTTCATACACCACCGCGTTTCGTCTCTTGGAATGCATGGTCTTGATTCTTTCTGCTACTCTGATGCTTATCATGTGA
- the LOC103998447 gene encoding uncharacterized protein LOC103998447 isoform X2, translating into MDRNISTMHVYEGIVFWRNAKNIIDTLIQMQVAERLEKILLPIIDKLVPEGLFEGKERVALMYSLLSLLIMVVSVIILKNTLV; encoded by the exons ATGGATCGCAA CATCTCTACAATGCATGTATATGAGGGCATTGTGTTTTGGAG GAATGCGAAAAACATCATTGACACATTGATCCAAATGCAAGTTGCAGAG AGGTTGGAGAAGATTCTTCTGCCCATCATTGATAAGCTCGTACCGGAGGGTCTCTTCGAAGGGAAGGAAAGGGTTGCCCTAATGTATTCCTTGCTTAGTCTACTAATCATGGTTGTTTCTGTTATCATCCTAAAGAACACATTGGTGTAA
- the LOC103998447 gene encoding uncharacterized protein LOC103998447 isoform X1 has protein sequence MMHVHPSLTASRLCVSAVHPKGLLPCLPKRNGCSRKPGRSLVLPVTAAKSSSDIGGINLRHLERAIRLHSAISNRSIKEFVELIGDECRHCFTSLPADPLELSKKAFQMLHSFMVYNSVMLVIKPTADYGVDIGIRWIANFAKDNLPMAFGCSISTMHVYEGIVFWRNAKNIIDTLIQMQVAERLEKILLPIIDKLVPEGLFEGKERVALMYSLLSLLIMVVSVIILKNTLV, from the exons ATGATGCATGTCCATCCAAGTTTAACCGCTTCCAGATTATGTGTTTCCGCCGTGCATCCCAAAGGCCTCTTACCTTGTTTACCGAAGAGGAACGGGTGCAGCAGGAAGCCTGGCAGGTCTCTAGTACTACCTGTAACTGCAGCCAAGTCCTCATCGGACATTGGAGGGATCAATCTTCGCCACCTTGAAAGGGCCATAAGACTGCATTCAGCTATCTCCAACAGAAGCATCAAGGAATTCGTAGAGCTGATCGGTGATGAATGCCGACATTGTTTTACGTCTCTTCCAGCTGACCCTTTGGAGCTAAGTAAG AAAGCATTCCAAATGTTGCACTCTTTCATGGTGTACAACAGCGTGATGTTGGTGATCAAACCAACGGCGGACTATGGCGTTGATATTGGCATTAGATGGATCGCAA ATTTTGCGAAGGATAATTTACCCATGGCCTTTGGTTGCAGCATCTCTACAATGCATGTATATGAGGGCATTGTGTTTTGGAG GAATGCGAAAAACATCATTGACACATTGATCCAAATGCAAGTTGCAGAG AGGTTGGAGAAGATTCTTCTGCCCATCATTGATAAGCTCGTACCGGAGGGTCTCTTCGAAGGGAAGGAAAGGGTTGCCCTAATGTATTCCTTGCTTAGTCTACTAATCATGGTTGTTTCTGTTATCATCCTAAAGAACACATTGGTGTAA